The DNA sequence AGTTTGCTTTTATAGTTTTGTTCGCGTGATACACCCAACTTCATATTAAAATGTGATACACCTGGTTGGAAGTTAATTCTTAACTCAACTATAACTGACACCATTAGATGTTAGATCTCTCTTATTGCTCATTTGGTCATGTAGTTTCTTCCTTTGGAATGAAAATTATCTTTTAAGGTCTTTGGATGATATATCTTCACTGGTTAGTGGGAAAAGTTGGTTGGTTGCACTATTTTGTAATTGCTAAGTTGCCTTTGAGAAAATTATCTAACAGAACTTTCAATCTGTAATGGATTAGGTGATGATGTGCTTTTTTTCTTTATGAGGTTGAGGCGTGCTACTCTTATcgtgtatttttttttcttagttACATAAACATTGTTTTGTTAAGTTATTACTTGAATTTGACTTTTTGTCTAGTAATATTTCTTTTGGAGTGGAAGATTagtgtttgaaattttaatttgttcaGGTTTGATCTACTTGTCTGATATGATCAGATTAAGTAGGTTGATCTAATTGTTTGTCATAAAAGATGAAAACTCTTTTTTCTAGGAGTCATTGAAGCTCATCATGTTGTTTCATATCAGTTCCTTCAATACATCAATTTTGCCttttaatatcttaaaaattCTTATCAGCAGttttttgatgatttaatgagattttgttttaatatttcaattacATTTTATGTTTCATAATAAGGTAGACAGGTAGTAGTACATGTTTTATATGTTGAATGCATCAAATAATGATTTAGTTATTGTTTGTTTTCTTGCCATCAGAAACGCGAGGCCCCAGCAGGTGAGAAGCCAGAGCTTGTGAAGACTCACCTCCGTAACATGATTATCGTACCTGAGATGATCGGAAGCGTTGTTGGAGTTTACAATGGCAAGACTTTCAACCAGATTGAGATAAAGCCTGAAATGATTGGACATTATTTGGCTGAGTTCTCCATCTCTTACAAGCCAGTTAAGCACGGAAGACCTGGTATTGGTGCCACCCACTCCTCTAGGTTCATTCCTCTGAAGTGAGATCTTTTGCTGCCTGCTTGTAGTGATAAGCACATTTTATTTCAAGGATGCTCTATGTTACTGAGTTTTGCTATTTACTTTCTTGAAATTATGTTGGATTTTCAGTTTGGATCTGACTGATTAAACTGTTTAATTTGAAGAGTTATCTGTGGTGATAGAACAGGAAATTGTTATATTGAAATTTGTTCTGTTTCCATGATAGGGAACTGGTCAGTTGATCAGTTTGTATCATTAGTTGTGGCTTAAGTGCTAATATGCAAAAACATAGTAATGTGTCACCTGGAAAATTGACCTAATATGGATACATAATTATTATGAAAAGTAAATTTGTACTCAACTAATGGAGACAACCTGCCTTGTGCTGTGTCTTTGTTAATGTTagatgttactccctctgtcccatttaattctatacgtccctctgtcccatttaattctatacgtttctttttaactgttcgacacgcatttcaatgctcttataaaatatagttccgtaacttatttttgagattttctttttctgtataaaaatataacatctaaactttaattcagaaaagaaaaattttaaaaataaattgcacaactacactttgcaggagtattaaagtccgtgccgcgtccccgtcccccaatgtatacaactcagggggacggagggagtactctaTTTCTTTTAACTTGACAATTTTTTTGGTGTTACAATGTTTAAATGATTTGGAGGTATGTTATCATATTACACAAAAGAGTATGTTACTTATCATATTACACAAAAGATAGTCGAGCCTCACTAATGAAACCTGTAATTTGATGGGCAGATGAATAAAACACCACAAAGCTTTCATTTGGCCTCTCGATTGATAATTCTACCCTCTTCATCAATCACATTTTGAGtcatttgtaatttgtaatatataccGGTATTTGTAATAAATCAAGGCACATCTCtactttttgtaaattaatggCACGTCACAGCTGACAGAAGGTGAATATTTGATAGGACCTCAGAAGTGAAATATGGAACACTCTTGTGTGCAAAGGAGTTGGGGCCAAAATCTACTTTATTTTCTAGTACTACTAGCATCTTCTAAATGTTTCTGCtgcttttttgaaataaaaattaaaattattatgtcataaattttttttttttcaaaaaatcgcGGGAATGCATTCTGAATGTTTTTCCCACCCCTATACATTCTGAGTGTGTCTGCTCTGCATAAGCCCTGTTAAACGGTGAGAATTCTGAACGTTTGCTGAATcccttttaaattatttttaagttatttcCTAATGGTAAAAAATCTGAACGTCTCCTGAATCCCTTTTGAAAATCTTTTTAGTTATTCCTGAATACCTTCCGAAAATCTTTTTAGTTATTCCGCAAAACCAGTGTAATTGTGTAAACTTGCTCAACTGAGGGTCTGGATTCCTTTGTCCGGCGCCACTTTAATATCACAAGCTAGTTTCTTCCTGGCTTTGGTTGCATTCT is a window from the Daucus carota subsp. sativus chromosome 8, DH1 v3.0, whole genome shotgun sequence genome containing:
- the LOC108197142 gene encoding small ribosomal subunit protein uS19x translates to MADVEVDVTAAGAPKKRTFKKFSFRGVDLDALLDMSTDELVKLFGARARRRFQRGLKRKPMALIKKLRKAKREAPAGEKPELVKTHLRNMIIVPEMIGSVVGVYNGKTFNQIEIKPEMIGHYLAEFSISYKPVKHGRPGIGATHSSRFIPLK